The following nucleotide sequence is from Mycobacterium sp. Z3061.
CCGTCGCGGCCCAGCGGCCCCATCCCCGCCCAGGGCGGGCCGCCGAGCGGCGCCAACTGGGGTGCCCCGCCGCAACAGCATCCGTCCACGGCGCGGATGCCCGCAGCGCCCCCCGGCCAGCCGCCGTCGGGACCGCAGCCGCGTTACCCGTCGGGTCCGCAGCCGATGCAGCAGCCGTCACCACAGATCTACCGGTCCTCCGCGCAGCAACAGCCACCTCCGGTGATCGGTCCCACCGCCCAGTCGGGCGGCCGGACCTCGATGATGAAGATCCTGCGGCCGGGCAAGGCAGGGGACGTCCCGCCGGGTGCGGTGAAGATCGGCCGCGCCGACGACAACGACATCGTCATCCCCGAAGTACTGGCCTCCCGCCACCACGCCACCCTGATCCCGTCGCCCGGCGGCACCGAGATCCGGGACAACCGCAGCATCAACGGCACGTTCGTCAACGGCACCCGCGTCGAATCGGCGATCCTGCGCGACGGCGACGTGGTCACGATCGGCAACATCGACCTCGTCTTCGCCAACGGCGCGCTGTCACGTCGCGAAGAGAGCCTGCTGGAAACCCGGACGGGCGGCCTCGATGTCCGCGGCGTGACCTGGACGATCGAGGGCAACAAGACCCTGCTGGACAACATCTCGATCACCGCGCGTCCGGGCATGCTCACGGCGGTCATCGGTCCGTCGGGCGCGGGCAAGTCGACCTTCGCCAAACTGGTCGCCGGGTACACCCACCCGACCAGCGGCACGGTGTCGTTCGAGGGGCACAACGTGCACTCCGAGTACGCCTCGCTGCGCAGCAGGATCGGCATGGTGCCGCAGGACGACGTGGTGCACGGGCAGCTGACGGTCAAGCAGGCCCTGATGTACGCCGCCGAACTGCGGCTGCCGCCCGACACCACCAAAGAAGACCGCGAGCAGGTGGTGGCGCGCGTCCTCGAAGAACTCGAGATGACCAAACACCTCGAGACGCGGGTCGACAAGCTGTCCGGCGGTCAGCGCAAGCGCGCCTCGGTCGCGCTGGAGCTGCTCACCGGGCCGTCGCTGCTGATCCTGGACGAGCCCACCTCCGGCCTGGACCCGGCGCTGGACCGGCAGGTGATGACCATGCTGCGGCAACTGGCCGACGCCGGTCGTGTGGTGCTGGTGGTCACGCACTCGCTGACGTATCTCGATGTGTGCGACCAGGTGCTGCTGCTGGCGCCCGGCGGCAAGACCGCGTTCTGCGGACCGCCCAGCCAGATCGGCCCGTCGATGGGAACCACCAACTGGGCCGACATCTTCAGCTCGGTGGCCGAGGACCCGGACGGCGCCAAGGCCCGCTACCTGGCCCAGACCGGGCCACCCCCGCCGGTACCGCCGACGGAGAAACCCGCGGAGCTCGGGGAGGCGGCGCATACCAGCCTGCTCCGGCAGTTCTCCACGATCGCGCGACGGCAGTTGCGGCTGATCATCTCCGACCGCGGCTACTTCATCTTCCTGGCGATCCTGCCGTTCATCATGGGCTCGCTGTCCATGTCGGTGCCCGGTGATGTCGGCTTCAACGCCCCGCCACTGACCAGTGACGCGCCCACCGAGCCGGCCCAGATCCTGGTGCTGCTCAACGTCGGCGCGGTCTTCATGGGGACGGCGCTGACCATCCGGGACCTCATCGGTGAGCGGGCCATCTTCCTGCGCGAACAGGCGGTGGGGCTGTCCACCACGGCCTATCTGCTGGCCAAGGTCTGCGTCTACACCATCCTCGCGCTGGTCCAGTCGGCGATCGTGACCGTCATCGCGCTGCTGGGCAAGCCCGGTCCGAAGGCGAGCGCAGTCGTGCTGGGAAGCCCCGCCCTCGAGCTCTACGCCGACATCGCTGCGACGACCGTCGCTTCGGCCATGCTCGGGTTGGTGCTGTCGTCGCTGGCCAAGACCAGCGAGCAGATCATGCCGCTGCTGGTGGTGGCGGTCATGTCGCAGCTGGTGTTCTCCGGCGGCATGATTCCCGTCACCAACCGGCTGGGGCTGGACCAGATGTCGTGGGTGACCCCGGCGAGGTGGGGTTTCGCCACCTCGGCCTCGACGATCGACCTGACCCGATTGTGTCCGGTTCCGCAGGTCCCGAAGGACTCACACTGGAAGCACACGGCCGGGGCGTGGACGTTCGACATGGCGATGCTGGTGGTGCTGAGCATCTTCTACCTGGGCTTCGTGCGCTGGAAGATTCGCCTCAAGAGCGGCTGACCGACGCTGATCGTCTTGGTCTCCCATCCGGCGCCAACGTTCGCCAGCATCAGCGCGAACAGCACGCCGGCCGCGGTGACCGGCAGTCCGAGGTAGAGCATCCAGTCCACCGGCAGGCCGGCCCGGCTCAGCATCACGTAGTGCAGCAGCAGCACTACCGCGACGGCCCAGCCGGTCAGCAGCACGACGACCTTGGTCTTCATCGCGTATGCACTCACCTGGGCCACGGGGCGGGACCGGGTGCGGGCCACTGCGGGGCAGCCACCGGCTGCCGGGGCCGGAAGAACAGAGCGCCCGCGACCGCGCGATTGCGCAGCGCCGACGCGCGCCAAGTGTTTACCGGGTGCGACGCCAGCGCGTTGGCCAGCCATACGAAGAACCCGGTCTCGGCGCCGGCGCGGTCGGCCATGCCGTCGAAATCGACCCAGCGCAGCAGATACTTGCCCGCGCTCAGGACCCCGATGGCGCGACGGACCCCTTCCGGGCGGAACGCGTAACCGTAGTTGTCGGCCGTGTACTCCATGGAACGCGACAGCGCCTGCCCGAGGAACGGAATCTTCATGGCCAGCTGGCTGAGCTGGCGCCAGTACGACGCGTGCCCCGCTGCGATGTGGCCGACCTCGTGTCCGATGACGAAGGCCAGCGCCTCGGGATCGCGGGCCTGGCCGCCGATCTCGAACAGGTCGCTGTAGACCACGACGTAGCGG
It contains:
- a CDS encoding FHA domain-containing protein → MTQTAAPPVLTVRYDGAERTFAAGHDVVIGRDLRADVRVAHPLISRVHLLLRFDQGRWVAIDNGSLNGLYVNNRRVPVVDIQDGQRVNIGNPDGPALDFEVGRRNQGSVGRPPATTAMAIPSRPSGPIPAQGGPPSGANWGAPPQQHPSTARMPAAPPGQPPSGPQPRYPSGPQPMQQPSPQIYRSSAQQQPPPVIGPTAQSGGRTSMMKILRPGKAGDVPPGAVKIGRADDNDIVIPEVLASRHHATLIPSPGGTEIRDNRSINGTFVNGTRVESAILRDGDVVTIGNIDLVFANGALSRREESLLETRTGGLDVRGVTWTIEGNKTLLDNISITARPGMLTAVIGPSGAGKSTFAKLVAGYTHPTSGTVSFEGHNVHSEYASLRSRIGMVPQDDVVHGQLTVKQALMYAAELRLPPDTTKEDREQVVARVLEELEMTKHLETRVDKLSGGQRKRASVALELLTGPSLLILDEPTSGLDPALDRQVMTMLRQLADAGRVVLVVTHSLTYLDVCDQVLLLAPGGKTAFCGPPSQIGPSMGTTNWADIFSSVAEDPDGAKARYLAQTGPPPPVPPTEKPAELGEAAHTSLLRQFSTIARRQLRLIISDRGYFIFLAILPFIMGSLSMSVPGDVGFNAPPLTSDAPTEPAQILVLLNVGAVFMGTALTIRDLIGERAIFLREQAVGLSTTAYLLAKVCVYTILALVQSAIVTVIALLGKPGPKASAVVLGSPALELYADIAATTVASAMLGLVLSSLAKTSEQIMPLLVVAVMSQLVFSGGMIPVTNRLGLDQMSWVTPARWGFATSASTIDLTRLCPVPQVPKDSHWKHTAGAWTFDMAMLVVLSIFYLGFVRWKIRLKSG
- a CDS encoding M48 family metallopeptidase: MAIVDSPTHHHPHPPTGFREQPRRHPWEIGLLVLVVASSVVLYLIACALVLSGKVSLLWLSVLATPVLLFLGRGLNYGRQRTNGVKMSPTQFPEGYWLVVEAAQRFGLTEVPDAYVVLGNGQINAFASGHGFRRYVVVYSDLFEIGGQARDPEALAFVIGHEVGHIAAGHASYWRQLSQLAMKIPFLGQALSRSMEYTADNYGYAFRPEGVRRAIGVLSAGKYLLRWVDFDGMADRAGAETGFFVWLANALASHPVNTWRASALRNRAVAGALFFRPRQPVAAPQWPAPGPAPWPR